A genomic segment from Rhodospirillum centenum SW encodes:
- the htpX gene encoding zinc metalloprotease HtpX has protein sequence MNGYFRTAILLAGLTGLFLAVGYMIGGQGGMMIALLIGLGTNLFAYWNSDKVVLRMYNARQVDERSAPQFYGMIRDLAARAGLPMPKVYIIENPQPNAFATGRNPENAAVAATTGLLNQLTPEEVAGVMAHELAHVKNRDTLIMTITATLAGALSMLANFGLFFGGGDNRNNPLGAVGTILMVILAPMAAMLVQMAISRSREYEADRIGAEICGNPTWLANALEGIQRAAGRTVNVQAENNPATAHMFIINPLHARSVDSLFSTHPRTEERIRLLRAMAAGGGASRGSGGWSADAGARSVWTGAATVPSSAPPSAPGRRGSVPSTGPGGGPGSGGTPRGPWA, from the coding sequence ATGAACGGCTATTTCCGCACCGCGATCCTTCTGGCCGGCCTCACCGGCCTGTTCCTGGCGGTCGGCTACATGATCGGCGGGCAGGGCGGCATGATGATCGCCCTGCTGATCGGCCTCGGCACCAACCTGTTCGCCTACTGGAATTCGGACAAGGTGGTGCTGCGCATGTACAACGCGCGGCAGGTGGACGAGCGCAGCGCGCCGCAGTTCTACGGCATGATCCGGGATCTGGCGGCCCGCGCGGGTCTGCCCATGCCGAAGGTCTACATCATCGAGAATCCGCAGCCGAACGCCTTCGCCACCGGCCGCAATCCGGAGAACGCGGCCGTCGCGGCCACCACCGGCCTGCTGAACCAGCTCACCCCGGAGGAAGTCGCCGGGGTCATGGCGCACGAGCTGGCGCATGTGAAGAACCGCGACACCCTGATCATGACGATCACGGCGACCCTGGCCGGTGCGCTGTCCATGCTGGCGAACTTCGGCCTGTTCTTCGGCGGCGGCGACAACCGCAACAACCCGCTGGGCGCGGTCGGCACCATCCTGATGGTGATCCTGGCGCCGATGGCGGCCATGCTGGTGCAGATGGCGATCAGCCGCAGCCGCGAGTACGAGGCGGACCGCATCGGGGCCGAGATCTGCGGCAACCCGACCTGGCTGGCGAACGCGCTGGAGGGCATCCAGCGGGCAGCCGGGCGGACGGTGAACGTGCAGGCGGAGAACAACCCCGCCACGGCGCACATGTTCATCATCAACCCGCTGCACGCGCGCAGCGTGGACAGCCTGTTCTCCACCCACCCGCGGACGGAGGAGCGCATCCGCCTGCTCCGCGCCATGGCGGCGGGCGGCGGTGCGTCCCGCGGCTCCGGCGGCTGGAGCGCCGATGCCGGCGCCCGCAGCGTCTGGACCGGCGCCGCGACGGTCCCGTCCTCTGCCCCTCCCTCTGCCCCGGGCCGCCGCGGCAGCGTCCCGAGCACCGGCCCCGGCGGCGGCCCCGGTTCCGGCGGGACACCGCGGGGTCCCTGGGCCTGA
- a CDS encoding heparinase II/III family protein: MPGAKAQAGTRHRRFRAGGRGWLYGSPLWRMLALSGRSPGGLEAVPVDPWPGDAALGAALLDNRFPFAGQTLHGAVPPWLAPDASAAWLAEMHGFDWLRHLRAIGGDAGRRQARALVSHWLETQARWHPVAWAPDVTGQRIAAWIGMHDFFLASADDALRAQVFDSLARQVRHLTRVLPGGVKGMALIAGIKGLAFGGLCLPDQRKAAARMRWLLERELPRQVMPDGCHVERSPAVQLQVLRHLIDIRGCCRAARAEVSPALQHAIDRMTPSLRFFRHGDGGLALFNDSQEGDPGTIDTVLGQADARGRPLRSAPHIGFERLTVGRTWVLMDAGAPPPHGLDAGAHAGTLSFEMSVGRERLVVNCGAHPSGDGLWRAALAATAAHSTLTVEDTNSAAVLPEGGLGRRPGRVEAHRTETLDSVLVEASHDGYREPHGLLHRRRLYLTAGGDDLRGEDVLEGAGGKTFAVRFHLHPEVQAGLLQGGSGALLRLPSGQGWRLRTAGGTLEIADSIYLGAGAEPRRTVQLILRGTTVPGTTTVKWAIRREKRADGTDPTEG; encoded by the coding sequence ATGCCCGGAGCGAAGGCCCAGGCGGGGACACGGCATCGCCGCTTCAGGGCCGGCGGTCGCGGCTGGCTGTACGGCAGCCCGCTCTGGCGCATGCTGGCCCTGTCCGGGCGCAGCCCGGGCGGGCTGGAGGCGGTGCCGGTCGACCCCTGGCCCGGCGACGCCGCCCTGGGCGCTGCCCTGCTGGACAACCGCTTCCCCTTCGCCGGGCAGACGCTGCACGGCGCCGTGCCGCCCTGGCTGGCGCCCGACGCCTCCGCCGCGTGGCTGGCGGAGATGCACGGCTTCGACTGGCTGCGCCACCTGCGCGCCATCGGCGGCGATGCCGGCCGGCGGCAGGCGCGCGCCCTGGTCAGCCACTGGCTGGAGACGCAGGCGCGCTGGCATCCCGTGGCCTGGGCGCCGGACGTCACGGGCCAGCGCATCGCCGCCTGGATCGGCATGCACGACTTCTTCCTGGCCAGCGCGGACGACGCGCTGCGCGCCCAGGTCTTCGACAGTCTGGCCCGGCAGGTCCGCCATCTGACCCGCGTGCTGCCGGGCGGGGTCAAGGGCATGGCCCTGATCGCCGGGATCAAGGGGCTGGCCTTCGGCGGGCTGTGCCTGCCCGACCAGCGCAAGGCCGCGGCCCGGATGCGCTGGCTGCTGGAGCGGGAGCTGCCGCGGCAGGTGATGCCGGACGGCTGCCATGTCGAACGCTCCCCCGCCGTGCAGCTCCAGGTGCTGCGCCACCTGATCGACATCCGCGGCTGCTGCCGCGCCGCCCGGGCGGAGGTGTCGCCGGCGTTGCAGCACGCCATCGACCGGATGACCCCGTCCTTGCGCTTCTTCCGCCACGGCGACGGCGGGCTGGCCCTGTTCAACGACAGCCAGGAAGGCGACCCCGGCACCATCGACACGGTGCTGGGACAGGCGGATGCCCGCGGCCGGCCGTTGCGCTCGGCCCCGCACATCGGCTTCGAGCGGCTGACCGTCGGCCGCACCTGGGTGCTGATGGATGCGGGGGCGCCACCGCCGCACGGGCTGGACGCCGGGGCCCATGCCGGCACCCTGTCCTTCGAGATGAGCGTCGGCCGCGAGCGGCTGGTGGTGAACTGCGGCGCCCATCCGTCGGGCGACGGGCTCTGGCGGGCCGCGCTGGCGGCGACGGCGGCGCATTCCACCCTGACGGTGGAGGACACCAATTCCGCCGCCGTGCTGCCCGAGGGCGGGCTGGGCCGCCGGCCCGGCCGGGTCGAGGCGCACCGGACGGAGACGCTGGACAGCGTCCTGGTCGAGGCGAGCCACGACGGCTACCGCGAGCCGCACGGCCTGCTGCACCGGCGCCGCCTGTACCTGACCGCCGGCGGCGACGACCTGCGCGGCGAGGATGTGCTGGAAGGGGCGGGCGGCAAGACCTTCGCCGTGCGCTTCCACCTGCACCCCGAGGTCCAGGCCGGCCTGCTCCAGGGCGGCAGCGGCGCGCTGCTGCGCCTGCCGTCGGGCCAGGGCTGGCGCCTGCGCACGGCCGGCGGCACGCTGGAGATCGCCGACAGCATCTATCTGGGCGCCGGGGCGGAACCGCGCCGGACCGTCCAGCTCATCCTGCGCGGCACCACCGTACCGGGCACCACCACCGTCAAATGGGCCATCCGCCGGGAGAAGCGGGCGGACGGCACCGATCCCACCGAAGGCTGA
- a CDS encoding YciI family protein, whose amino-acid sequence MPFILECLDRPGSLEIRAANRPAHLAHIDTVADRVIAAGPILSDDGATPVGSLLILDFADRAEVEAFAAADPYARAGLFASTSIRPWRKVFPRD is encoded by the coding sequence ATGCCCTTCATCCTGGAATGCCTCGACAGGCCCGGCAGCCTGGAGATCCGCGCCGCGAACCGCCCGGCGCACCTCGCCCACATCGACACGGTGGCCGACCGCGTGATCGCCGCCGGCCCGATCCTGTCCGACGACGGGGCCACGCCGGTCGGCAGCCTGCTGATCCTGGACTTCGCCGACCGGGCGGAGGTGGAAGCCTTCGCCGCCGCCGACCCCTATGCCCGGGCCGGGCTGTTCGCCAGCACGAGCATCCGGCCCTGGCGCAAGGTCTTCCCCAGGGACTGA
- the purH gene encoding bifunctional phosphoribosylaminoimidazolecarboxamide formyltransferase/IMP cyclohydrolase encodes MSPTPQHTSSPDLVPVARALISVSDKTGLVDLGKALAARGVEILSTGGSAKALLEAGVPVVEVGAHTGFPEMMDGRVKTLHPRIHGGILARRDLDSHTRAMDEHDIPGIDLVVVNLYPFEATVAQGADFATCIENIDIGGPSLIRGAAKNHDFVAIVTDPSDYAELLAQLDAGDGRTTLAFRRRLAAKAYARTGAYDSAIAAWFAGQLGEEYPHRIGFSGELKQTLRYGENPHQTAAFYTNGETRPGVATAAQLQGKELSYNNLNDTDAAFELVAEFERPAIAIIKHANPCGVAEGTDLHDAYARALACDPVSAFGGIIACNRTLDAATAEEIAKLFAEVVIAPDADEGARRVLAAKKNLRVLLTGAMPDPAAAGLSVKSLSGGYLVQTRDNGRIAAADLKVVTKRVPTAAELADLVFAFRVAKHVKSNAIVYAKGAATVGIGAGQMSRVDSSRIAAWKSADAATAAGLPEPGTRGSVVASDAFFPFADGLIAAAEAGVTAVIQPGGSVRDAEVIAAADERGLAMVFTGMRHFRH; translated from the coding sequence ATGTCCCCGACCCCGCAGCACACCAGTTCCCCCGATCTCGTCCCCGTGGCGCGCGCCCTGATCTCCGTCTCCGACAAGACGGGTCTGGTCGATCTCGGCAAGGCGCTGGCCGCCCGCGGGGTGGAGATCCTGTCCACCGGCGGCTCGGCCAAGGCGCTGCTGGAGGCCGGCGTGCCGGTGGTCGAGGTCGGCGCCCATACCGGCTTCCCGGAGATGATGGACGGCCGGGTGAAGACCCTGCACCCCCGCATCCATGGCGGCATCCTGGCCCGGCGCGACCTGGACAGCCACACCCGGGCGATGGACGAGCACGACATCCCCGGCATCGATCTGGTGGTGGTGAACCTCTACCCGTTCGAGGCGACGGTGGCGCAGGGGGCGGACTTCGCCACCTGCATCGAGAACATCGACATCGGCGGCCCCTCGCTGATCCGCGGTGCCGCGAAGAATCACGATTTCGTCGCCATCGTCACCGACCCGTCCGACTATGCCGAGCTGCTGGCCCAGCTCGATGCGGGCGACGGCCGGACGACGCTGGCGTTCCGCCGCCGGCTGGCGGCCAAGGCCTATGCCCGCACCGGCGCCTATGACAGCGCCATCGCCGCCTGGTTCGCCGGCCAGCTCGGCGAGGAGTATCCCCACCGCATCGGCTTCTCCGGCGAGCTGAAGCAGACCCTGCGCTACGGCGAGAACCCGCACCAGACGGCCGCCTTCTACACCAACGGCGAGACCCGGCCGGGCGTCGCCACGGCGGCCCAGCTCCAGGGCAAGGAGCTGAGCTACAACAACCTGAACGACACCGACGCCGCCTTCGAGCTGGTGGCCGAGTTCGAGCGCCCGGCCATCGCCATCATCAAGCACGCCAACCCCTGCGGCGTGGCCGAGGGGACGGACCTGCACGACGCCTACGCCAGGGCCCTGGCCTGCGATCCCGTCTCGGCCTTCGGCGGCATCATCGCCTGCAACCGCACGCTGGACGCCGCCACGGCGGAGGAGATCGCGAAGCTGTTCGCCGAGGTGGTGATCGCCCCCGACGCCGACGAGGGCGCGCGCCGGGTGCTGGCCGCCAAGAAGAACCTGCGCGTGCTGCTGACCGGCGCCATGCCGGACCCGGCGGCGGCGGGACTGTCCGTGAAGTCCCTGTCCGGCGGCTATCTGGTGCAGACCCGCGACAACGGCCGCATCGCCGCCGCCGACCTGAAGGTGGTGACGAAGCGTGTCCCGACCGCGGCGGAACTGGCCGATCTGGTCTTCGCCTTCCGCGTCGCCAAGCATGTGAAGTCGAACGCCATCGTCTATGCCAAGGGGGCCGCCACCGTCGGCATCGGCGCCGGGCAGATGAGCCGGGTGGACAGCTCCCGCATCGCCGCCTGGAAGTCGGCGGATGCGGCCACCGCGGCCGGCCTGCCCGAACCCGGCACGCGCGGCAGCGTCGTCGCCTCGGACGCCTTCTTCCCCTTCGCCGACGGGCTGATCGCGGCGGCCGAGGCCGGGGTGACGGCGGTGATCCAGCCGGGCGGCAGCGTCCGCGATGCCGAGGTGATCGCCGCCGCCGACGAGCGCGGGCTGGCGATGGTCTTCACGGGCATGCGCCACTTCCGGCACTGA
- the rpe gene encoding ribulose-phosphate 3-epimerase, whose product MPQQPVRIAPSILSADFARLGEEVRAVDAAGADYIHVDVMDGHFVPNITLGPGIVKALRPHSAKVFDVHLMIAPVDPYVVAFAEAGADIISFHPEAGPHPHRTVQLIRSLGKRPGIVLNPHTPVAMVDYLLDDVDLVLVMSVNPGFGGQSFIASQLRKIADLRRRIDASGRTVDLEVDGGINVTTARQAVEAGADVLVAGTATFQGGPAAYGANIRRLRGGSD is encoded by the coding sequence ATGCCGCAGCAACCCGTCCGAATCGCTCCGTCGATCCTGTCCGCCGACTTCGCCCGGCTGGGCGAAGAGGTGCGCGCCGTGGACGCGGCCGGGGCCGACTACATCCATGTGGACGTGATGGACGGCCACTTCGTGCCGAACATCACCCTGGGTCCGGGCATCGTGAAGGCGCTGCGCCCCCATTCGGCGAAGGTCTTCGACGTCCACCTGATGATCGCGCCGGTCGATCCCTACGTGGTCGCCTTCGCGGAGGCCGGGGCGGACATCATCAGCTTCCATCCCGAGGCCGGTCCGCATCCGCACCGCACGGTGCAGCTCATCCGCTCGCTGGGCAAGCGGCCGGGCATCGTGCTGAACCCGCACACGCCCGTGGCCATGGTGGACTACCTGCTGGACGATGTGGACCTCGTCCTGGTCATGTCCGTCAACCCCGGCTTCGGCGGGCAGAGCTTCATCGCCTCCCAGCTCCGCAAGATCGCGGATCTGCGCCGGCGCATCGACGCCTCGGGCCGCACGGTCGATCTGGAGGTGGACGGCGGCATCAACGTCACGACCGCCCGGCAGGCGGTGGAGGCCGGTGCCGACGTTCTGGTCGCCGGCACGGCGACCTTCCAGGGCGGCCCCGCAGCCTACGGCGCCAACATCCGCCGGCTGCGCGGCGGCAGCGACTGA
- a CDS encoding EVE domain-containing protein codes for MAHWLVKSEPFKYSWDRFVADGRTHWDGVRNHQAANNLKAMRVGDRAFFYHSNEGLEIVGVAEVVREYYPDPSDGSGRFGMVDLAPVLPVRVPVTLKQMKEDPLLSQMQLVRQSRLSVSAVTPEQWDRVCALAGITA; via the coding sequence ATGGCCCACTGGCTGGTGAAGTCGGAGCCGTTCAAATATTCCTGGGACAGGTTCGTCGCCGACGGCCGGACCCATTGGGACGGGGTGCGCAACCATCAGGCCGCCAACAACCTGAAGGCCATGCGGGTGGGCGACCGGGCCTTCTTCTACCACTCCAACGAGGGGCTGGAGATCGTCGGCGTGGCTGAGGTGGTGCGCGAATACTACCCCGACCCTTCCGACGGGAGCGGCCGTTTCGGCATGGTGGACCTGGCCCCGGTGCTGCCGGTGCGGGTGCCCGTCACGCTGAAGCAGATGAAGGAGGACCCGCTCCTGTCGCAGATGCAGCTCGTCCGCCAGTCGCGCCTGTCCGTCTCGGCCGTCACGCCCGAGCAGTGGGACCGGGTCTGCGCGCTGGCGGGCATCACGGCCTGA
- a CDS encoding DUF1674 domain-containing protein, with the protein MSQVPPQPTTPAPAAEPAAAVSPPSADAVPAVPGVGNRRPAQPPGEIGGPAGPEPTRYGDWESKGRCSDF; encoded by the coding sequence ATGAGCCAGGTGCCCCCCCAGCCGACCACGCCTGCGCCGGCGGCCGAGCCCGCCGCCGCGGTGTCCCCCCCTTCTGCCGACGCCGTTCCCGCCGTGCCCGGGGTGGGGAACCGCCGCCCGGCGCAACCGCCCGGGGAGATCGGCGGCCCCGCCGGTCCCGAACCCACCCGCTACGGCGACTGGGAAAGCAAGGGCCGCTGCTCCGACTTCTGA
- the rsmB gene encoding 16S rRNA (cytosine(967)-C(5))-methyltransferase RsmB, which yields MTDHPHDHDAGTPAGGPPPDGEPLAARAAALDLIQATLRKGVPFDDALEANRGVRALEPRDRGFVRLLCATVFRRLGQLDALVQGALAKPGQPVKGPVQDILRLGAAQLLFLGTPAHAAVDTSVELAVARGQTPYKGLVNAVLRRLSREGAGLLAAQDAGRLNTPDWLWLAWRQAYGTGATRAIVEAHLAEPPLDITVRADADLWAERLGAERLPGGSLRLPAGGPVTELPGFAEGAWWVQDAAAAIPARLFGDVAGREVLDLCAAPGGKTAQLAAAGARVTAVDRSEKRLERLRENLARLGLEVETVAADATAWSPDAPVDAVLLDAPCSATGTIRRHPDVQRLKTEEDVAKLARVQARLLIRAADMLKPGGLLVYATCSLQPEEGERQVEALLARRPDLVRVPVDPAELGGLAGAVTAAGDVRTTPGLIPGGMDGFFAARLRRTG from the coding sequence ATGACCGATCATCCGCACGACCATGACGCCGGGACGCCCGCTGGCGGACCACCGCCGGACGGTGAACCGCTGGCCGCCCGCGCCGCCGCCCTCGACCTGATCCAGGCCACCCTGCGCAAGGGCGTCCCCTTCGACGACGCGCTGGAGGCGAACCGTGGCGTGCGCGCGCTGGAGCCGCGCGACCGCGGCTTCGTCCGCCTGCTCTGCGCCACCGTGTTCCGCCGGCTGGGCCAGCTCGACGCCCTGGTGCAGGGCGCGCTCGCCAAGCCGGGTCAGCCGGTGAAGGGACCGGTGCAGGACATCCTGCGCCTGGGCGCCGCCCAGCTCCTGTTCCTGGGCACCCCGGCGCACGCCGCCGTGGACACCAGCGTCGAACTGGCGGTGGCGCGCGGGCAGACGCCCTACAAGGGGCTGGTCAACGCCGTGCTGCGCCGGCTGTCGCGGGAGGGCGCGGGCCTGCTGGCCGCGCAGGACGCCGGCCGGCTGAACACGCCCGACTGGCTCTGGCTGGCCTGGCGGCAGGCCTACGGCACCGGCGCCACCCGCGCCATCGTGGAGGCGCATCTGGCGGAGCCGCCGCTGGACATCACCGTGCGCGCCGATGCGGACCTCTGGGCAGAACGGCTGGGAGCCGAACGGCTGCCCGGCGGCAGCCTGCGCCTGCCGGCCGGCGGTCCTGTCACGGAACTGCCCGGCTTCGCCGAAGGGGCCTGGTGGGTGCAGGACGCGGCCGCCGCCATCCCGGCGCGGCTGTTCGGCGACGTGGCCGGGCGGGAGGTGCTGGACCTGTGCGCCGCGCCCGGCGGCAAGACGGCCCAGCTCGCCGCCGCCGGCGCCCGCGTCACCGCCGTGGACCGGTCGGAGAAGCGGCTGGAGCGGCTGCGCGAGAACCTCGCCCGGCTGGGGCTGGAGGTGGAAACGGTGGCGGCCGACGCCACGGCCTGGAGCCCCGACGCCCCGGTGGACGCCGTGCTGCTGGACGCGCCCTGCTCCGCCACCGGCACGATCCGGCGGCACCCGGACGTGCAGCGGCTGAAGACGGAAGAGGACGTGGCCAAGCTGGCCCGCGTGCAGGCCCGCCTGCTGATCCGCGCGGCCGACATGCTGAAGCCCGGCGGACTGCTGGTCTACGCGACCTGCTCCTTGCAGCCCGAGGAGGGCGAGCGGCAGGTGGAGGCGCTGCTGGCGAGGCGGCCCGATCTGGTCCGCGTGCCGGTGGACCCGGCCGAGCTGGGCGGGCTGGCCGGAGCGGTCACCGCCGCGGGCGACGTCCGCACCACGCCGGGCCTGATCCCCGGCGGGATGGACGGGTTCTTCGCCGCGCGACTGCGCCGGACCGGCTGA
- a CDS encoding thermonuclease family protein, translating to MSRPLRHPLVRLPMLALLAALLPAGAVARGEGLPGPVAAEVLEVVDGDTLSVRVKVWLDQELQTRVRLDGIDTPEIRGKCEREKEMARAAHEMLRRLVQRDRSRVLLRDVDYDKYGGRVRARVLLPDGTDVAETLIGAGYARPYSGGARAGWCEVAQRP from the coding sequence GTGTCCCGTCCGCTCCGCCACCCCCTTGTCCGTCTGCCGATGCTGGCCCTGCTCGCCGCCCTCCTGCCCGCGGGCGCCGTGGCGCGGGGGGAGGGGCTGCCCGGTCCCGTCGCCGCGGAGGTGCTGGAGGTGGTGGACGGCGATACGCTGTCCGTCCGGGTCAAGGTCTGGCTGGATCAGGAACTGCAGACCCGTGTCCGGCTGGATGGCATCGACACGCCGGAGATCCGCGGCAAGTGCGAGCGCGAGAAGGAGATGGCCCGCGCCGCCCATGAGATGCTGCGCCGGCTGGTGCAGCGGGACCGCTCCCGCGTCCTGCTGCGCGACGTGGACTACGACAAGTACGGCGGCCGGGTGCGGGCACGGGTGCTGCTGCCCGACGGTACGGACGTGGCGGAGACCCTGATCGGCGCCGGTTACGCCCGGCCCTATTCCGGTGGCGCCCGTGCCGGCTGGTGCGAGGTGGCACAGCGGCCCTGA
- a CDS encoding Rieske (2Fe-2S) protein, with protein MPVRLCRLADIPDGQARGFTTDGPADSGTAQRRLLVARRGGRVFAYVNSCPHVGLPLDWQPDRFMSPDGTFLHCATHGARFRVEDGFCVHGPCAGRSLTPVPVALVDGAVVVTDTDGATAKG; from the coding sequence GTGCCCGTGCGGCTGTGCCGGCTGGCGGACATCCCCGACGGGCAGGCCCGCGGCTTCACGACCGACGGTCCCGCTGACAGCGGCACCGCGCAGCGCCGCCTCCTGGTGGCCCGGCGCGGCGGGCGGGTCTTCGCCTACGTCAATTCTTGCCCCCATGTGGGCCTGCCGCTGGACTGGCAGCCGGACCGTTTCATGAGCCCGGACGGGACCTTCCTGCACTGCGCGACCCATGGCGCACGTTTCCGGGTGGAAGACGGGTTCTGCGTCCACGGACCCTGTGCCGGGCGCAGCCTGACGCCGGTGCCGGTCGCCCTGGTGGACGGGGCGGTGGTCGTGACGGATACCGACGGGGCGACAGCGAAGGGCTGA
- the rraA gene encoding ribonuclease E activity regulator RraA: MAIATADLFDSHEDILESCETQFRSYGGRAAFHGPIRTVRCHQDNALLKSLLSTPGDGAVLVVDGGGSLRTALVGDLIAGLGVKNGWAGIVVHGAIRDSEAIGGLDIGLKALGSNPRKSTKTGAGEADRPVAFGGCTFTPGHWLYSDADGVVVAPRRLHD, translated from the coding sequence ATGGCCATAGCGACCGCCGACCTGTTCGACAGCCACGAGGACATCCTGGAAAGCTGCGAGACGCAGTTCCGCAGCTATGGCGGCCGCGCCGCCTTCCACGGCCCGATCCGCACGGTGCGCTGCCACCAGGACAACGCGCTGCTGAAGTCCCTCCTCTCCACGCCGGGCGACGGCGCGGTGCTGGTGGTGGACGGCGGCGGCAGCCTGCGCACGGCGCTGGTCGGCGACCTCATCGCCGGGCTGGGCGTGAAGAACGGCTGGGCCGGCATCGTCGTCCACGGCGCCATCCGCGACAGCGAGGCCATCGGCGGCCTGGACATCGGGCTGAAGGCGCTGGGCAGCAACCCGCGCAAGAGCACGAAGACCGGGGCGGGGGAGGCGGACCGGCCCGTCGCCTTCGGCGGCTGCACCTTCACGCCCGGCCACTGGCTCTACAGCGACGCCGACGGCGTGGTGGTGGCGCCGCGCCGGCTGCACGACTGA